A single window of Thalassomonas viridans DNA harbors:
- the lapB gene encoding lipopolysaccharide assembly protein LapB — protein MLELLFLLLPIAMGYGWFMGRNSIKQKDQSAKQDLSIKYSTGLNYLLSNQQDKAIDYLLEALRVEDDTVEAHFAMANLFRRRGELDRALKVHEYLVRQSHLPTQDKQQAVFELGKDFLSAGLYDRAEKMFTKVLKSKTYGLKALTYLLQIYQSTKDWQQGIALKKVIVKTKDKRLLHTLANFYCELATTALEKDEFIEVLELLENALSYDPNSCRANWLMAQIYENHQQYREASQCYRDIYQQDKDFFPEVIEPMHACYMHQDIEEEFFTFIRKVYEETGSSSALLKYLTHLEARYGINKAKEFLLSALKRRPTIRGFKHFVKMQMTDSQDSHQSEGLDVIKELISAYLNMRPRYTCHTCGFNSSTHYWSCPSCHGWEQLKPVRGLEGE, from the coding sequence ATGCTAGAGCTGTTATTTCTGTTGTTGCCTATCGCCATGGGTTATGGCTGGTTTATGGGACGCAACAGCATCAAGCAAAAAGATCAAAGTGCCAAGCAGGACTTGTCGATCAAATACTCCACAGGGTTAAACTACTTACTCTCCAACCAGCAGGATAAAGCAATAGACTACCTGCTTGAAGCCTTAAGGGTGGAAGACGATACCGTTGAAGCTCATTTTGCCATGGCCAACTTATTCCGTCGCCGCGGCGAGCTGGACCGGGCATTAAAGGTGCACGAATACCTGGTCAGGCAAAGCCATTTGCCTACTCAGGACAAACAGCAGGCGGTGTTTGAACTGGGTAAGGATTTTTTAAGTGCCGGCTTGTATGACCGCGCTGAAAAAATGTTTACGAAAGTTTTAAAATCGAAAACTTATGGCTTGAAGGCCCTGACCTATCTGCTGCAGATCTATCAGTCCACTAAGGACTGGCAACAGGGCATTGCTTTGAAAAAAGTGATAGTGAAAACCAAAGACAAACGTCTGTTGCACACACTGGCAAATTTTTACTGTGAGCTGGCCACGACAGCTCTGGAGAAAGACGAGTTTATCGAAGTCCTGGAACTTCTGGAAAATGCCTTAAGTTACGATCCCAACTCTTGCCGTGCCAACTGGCTGATGGCGCAGATTTACGAGAACCATCAGCAATACCGGGAAGCGAGTCAGTGTTACCGGGATATTTATCAGCAGGATAAAGACTTTTTTCCTGAGGTTATAGAGCCTATGCATGCCTGTTATATGCACCAGGACATCGAAGAAGAGTTTTTTACTTTCATCCGTAAAGTGTATGAAGAAACCGGCAGCTCAAGCGCCTTGCTCAAGTACCTGACACATCTGGAGGCCAGGTACGGTATCAATAAAGCGAAAGAGTTTTTATTATCGGCCCTAAAAAGGCGGCCGACGATACGCGGCTTTAAGCATTTTGTAAAAATGCAGATGACAGATTCGCAAGACAGCCATCAAAGTGAAGGCCTGGATGTGATCAAAGAGCTGATCTCGGCTTATTTAAATATGAGACCCCGTTATACTTGCCATACCTGTGGTTTTAACAGCAGT
- a CDS encoding DUF1049 domain-containing protein, with protein MPFFLITVFMGVGLRIVLLSFFILILFAVAFIFASQNNQVVELNYLIALAKLTVAQMVSLFTAIGFLLGLLVALLWKFVSALGGKKTLSQDMKVS; from the coding sequence ATGCCGTTTTTTTTAATCACTGTTTTTATGGGGGTTGGTTTGCGTATTGTTCTCTTGTCTTTCTTCATTTTGATTTTGTTTGCTGTCGCTTTTATTTTTGCCAGCCAGAATAATCAGGTGGTGGAACTTAACTATTTGATTGCTTTGGCAAAGCTTACTGTGGCACAAATGGTGAGCCTGTTCACCGCTATCGGTTTTTTATTGGGCTTGCTTGTCGCCCTGTTATGGAAATTCGTCTCTGCCTTAGGCGGCAAAAAAACACTCTCCCAAGACATGAAGGTTAGCTGA
- the ihfB gene encoding integration host factor subunit beta yields the protein MTKSELIERLAEKLNHLAAKDVEQAIKEILEMMAQSLSKGERIEIRGFGSFSLHFRAPRVGRNPKTGDAVELSGKYVPHFKPGKELRERVNFSHA from the coding sequence ATGACCAAGTCAGAACTCATTGAAAGATTAGCAGAGAAATTAAACCATTTAGCTGCTAAAGATGTCGAACAGGCTATTAAAGAAATTCTTGAAATGATGGCGCAATCTTTGTCAAAAGGTGAGCGGATAGAAATAAGAGGCTTTGGTAGTTTTTCGCTACATTTTCGTGCTCCTCGAGTAGGCAGAAACCCTAAAACGGGTGATGCCGTAGAGCTATCCGGTAAATATGTTCCACATTTTAAACCCGGTAAAGAATTGCGGGAAAGGGTTAACTTTTCCCATGCTTGA
- the rpsA gene encoding 30S ribosomal protein S1: protein MTENFAQLFEESLKEIETRPGSIIKGTVVAINKDNVIVDAGLKSESVISIDQFKNTSGEVEINIGDEIDVALDATDDGFGETILSREKAKRHEAWQVLEKAYEEKETVIGVINGKVKGGFTVEVSNIRAFLPGSLVDVRPVRDTAHLEGKDLEFKVIKLDQKRNNVVVSRRAVIENESSEERDQLLESLQEGQEVKGIVKNLTDYGAFVDLGGIDGLLHITDMAWKRVKHPSEIVNVGDEIQVKVLKFDRERTRVSLGMKQLGEDPWVAIANRYPEGSKLSGRITNLTDYGCFVEIQEGVEGLVHVSEMDWTNKNIHPSKVVNLGDTVEVMVLEIDEERRRISLGLKQCIPNPWEEFAKNFNKGDKVSGKIKSITDFGIFIGLDGGIDGLVHLSDISWNGGEEVVREYKKGDEITAVVLQVDPERERISLGVKQAEDDPFNMYLTDNKKGAIVTGKVIEVDAKGAKVELAEGVEGYLRAADISVDRVEDATTELSVGDTVETKFVGVDRKNRTISLSVKAKDQADERQAMENLNKSEDAGFSNAMAEAFKNAKN, encoded by the coding sequence ATGACTGAAAATTTTGCACAACTTTTTGAAGAAAGTTTAAAAGAAATCGAAACACGTCCAGGTTCTATTATTAAAGGAACCGTGGTAGCCATCAACAAAGACAACGTTATTGTTGACGCCGGCTTAAAATCTGAAAGTGTTATTTCTATCGACCAGTTTAAGAACACTTCTGGTGAAGTAGAAATTAACATCGGCGATGAAATCGATGTTGCTCTTGATGCAACGGATGATGGTTTCGGTGAAACTATCCTTTCTCGTGAAAAAGCAAAACGCCACGAAGCTTGGCAAGTGCTTGAAAAAGCTTACGAAGAAAAAGAGACTGTTATCGGTGTTATCAATGGTAAAGTTAAAGGCGGTTTCACTGTTGAAGTGAGCAACATCCGTGCTTTCTTACCTGGTTCACTGGTTGATGTACGTCCGGTACGTGACACAGCTCATCTTGAAGGTAAAGATTTAGAATTCAAAGTTATTAAGCTTGATCAGAAGCGTAATAACGTGGTTGTTTCCCGTCGTGCTGTTATCGAAAACGAAAGCAGTGAAGAACGTGATCAATTATTAGAGTCCTTGCAAGAAGGTCAAGAAGTTAAAGGTATCGTTAAGAACCTGACTGACTACGGTGCGTTCGTAGATCTTGGCGGCATCGACGGCTTATTGCACATCACCGACATGGCTTGGAAGCGTGTTAAGCACCCAAGTGAAATCGTTAATGTTGGCGATGAAATCCAAGTTAAAGTACTTAAGTTCGATCGTGAGCGTACCCGCGTATCTCTGGGTATGAAGCAATTAGGCGAAGATCCATGGGTAGCTATTGCTAACCGTTACCCAGAAGGTTCTAAGCTTTCTGGCCGTATCACTAACCTGACCGACTACGGTTGTTTCGTTGAAATCCAGGAAGGCGTTGAAGGTCTTGTTCACGTTTCTGAAATGGATTGGACCAACAAAAACATCCACCCATCTAAGGTTGTTAACCTGGGTGATACTGTTGAAGTTATGGTGCTTGAAATTGACGAAGAACGTCGTCGTATTTCTCTTGGTCTTAAGCAATGCATCCCGAACCCTTGGGAAGAGTTCGCCAAGAACTTCAACAAAGGTGACAAAGTTAGCGGTAAGATCAAGTCAATCACTGACTTTGGTATCTTCATCGGTCTTGACGGCGGCATCGACGGTCTGGTTCACTTATCTGACATTTCTTGGAACGGCGGTGAAGAAGTTGTTCGTGAATACAAGAAAGGTGACGAGATCACAGCTGTTGTGCTTCAGGTTGACCCAGAGCGCGAGCGTATCTCTTTAGGTGTTAAGCAAGCTGAAGACGATCCGTTCAATATGTATCTGACAGATAACAAAAAAGGTGCTATTGTTACTGGTAAGGTCATTGAAGTTGATGCCAAAGGCGCTAAAGTAGAATTAGCCGAAGGTGTTGAAGGTTACCTACGCGCTGCTGATATTTCAGTTGACCGTGTTGAAGATGCGACAACAGAATTATCTGTAGGCGACACTGTAGAAACTAAGTTTGTTGGTGTAGATCGTAAGAACCGCACTATCAGCTTATCTGTTAAGGCTAAAGACCAGGCTGACGAGCGTCAAGCCATGGAAAACCTTAACAAGAGCGAAGACGCTGGTTTCTCAAATGCTATGGCCGAAGCATTTAAAAACGCTAAAAACTAA
- the cmk gene encoding (d)CMP kinase, with protein sequence MNEQIPVITVDGPSGAGKGTVAKIIADQLGWHLLDSGAIYRVLAVAIQHHNVSVEEEEPLIPMAAHLDVQFEVTGGEVKIILEGENVSHSIRTEEIGELASKVAAFPRVREALLRRQRAFKMSPGLVADGRDMGTVVFPDAPVKVFLTASAEERAERRFKQLKEKGFDVKIGRLLDDIRQRDERDRTRPVAPLVPAEGALIVDSTSLSIQEVVNKILSFTNEKLTQDKAS encoded by the coding sequence ATGAATGAACAAATCCCGGTAATTACCGTTGACGGTCCAAGCGGCGCAGGTAAGGGAACGGTTGCGAAAATTATTGCCGATCAACTCGGCTGGCACTTGCTGGACAGTGGCGCTATCTATCGGGTGCTGGCGGTCGCCATTCAGCACCATAATGTTAGTGTCGAAGAGGAAGAGCCCCTTATCCCGATGGCGGCGCATTTAGATGTGCAGTTTGAAGTCACCGGCGGTGAGGTAAAAATCATCCTGGAAGGGGAAAATGTCAGCCATTCTATCCGCACCGAAGAAATTGGTGAGCTGGCCTCTAAAGTCGCTGCCTTTCCCCGGGTACGTGAAGCTCTATTGAGGCGTCAGCGCGCTTTTAAAATGTCGCCCGGTTTGGTGGCCGACGGCAGGGATATGGGAACCGTGGTTTTTCCCGACGCACCGGTCAAGGTTTTCTTAACCGCCAGTGCGGAAGAAAGAGCGGAGCGGCGATTTAAACAGTTGAAAGAAAAAGGCTTTGATGTTAAAATCGGGCGCCTTTTGGATGACATACGTCAGCGAGATGAACGGGATCGAACCCGTCCGGTTGCGCCGTTAGTGCCGGCAGAGGGTGCGTTAATTGTTGATTCTACTAGCCTTTCGATACAGGAAGTGGTGAATAAAATCCTCTCGTTTACCAATGAGAAGTTAACGCAGGACAAGGCCTCTTAA
- the aroA gene encoding 3-phosphoshikimate 1-carboxyvinyltransferase, with translation MSHESTSLSFIAAPAGSVDGEVTVPGDKSVSHRSIMFGALAEGTTHISGFLPGQDCLATMNSFKAMGIEIEGPDAEQNVTVYGKGLYGLTAPEKPLDIGNSGTSIRLLSGILAGQNFGISMAGDSSLNKRPMGRVITPLKLMGANIEAASDGTPPVVTQALVQDQQLKAIHYDLPMASAQVKSCVLLAGMYADGTTSVTEPGITRDHTERMLKAFGYPVTVEGNKISIEGGHKLTACDIQVPGDISSATFFMVAGLIAKSGQITIRNVGMNPTRIGAINILKQMNGDLTVMNERMAGGEPVADILVKSSNLQGIDIDERDVPLAIDEFPAIFIAAACASGTTRLRGAEELRVKESDRIQAMADGLKILDIDCTVYDDGIDITGGQITSGTVNSQDDHRIAMSFAISSLRATGAVTILDCDNVATSFPNFVALANQVGLSLTQE, from the coding sequence ATGTCACACGAATCAACTTCGCTTAGTTTTATCGCCGCTCCCGCAGGTTCCGTTGACGGGGAGGTCACAGTCCCGGGTGATAAGTCCGTTTCACACCGCTCCATCATGTTTGGCGCACTGGCGGAAGGAACAACCCATATTTCCGGTTTCTTGCCGGGACAGGATTGCCTGGCGACCATGAACAGCTTTAAAGCTATGGGCATCGAAATAGAAGGGCCCGATGCCGAGCAGAATGTGACGGTTTACGGTAAAGGCCTTTACGGACTGACGGCACCGGAAAAACCTTTAGATATTGGAAATTCCGGAACCTCTATCCGGCTTTTATCTGGCATCCTGGCCGGGCAGAACTTCGGCATCAGTATGGCCGGTGACAGCTCTCTCAATAAACGCCCCATGGGCCGGGTGATCACGCCGTTAAAGCTGATGGGCGCCAATATCGAAGCGGCCAGCGACGGTACTCCGCCTGTGGTAACTCAAGCCCTGGTACAAGATCAGCAGTTAAAGGCGATTCATTACGATCTGCCGATGGCCAGTGCCCAGGTGAAATCCTGTGTCCTCTTGGCCGGTATGTATGCCGATGGCACCACCAGTGTCACAGAGCCCGGCATTACCCGGGATCATACTGAACGTATGCTCAAAGCTTTTGGTTACCCGGTAACGGTTGAAGGCAATAAAATTTCGATCGAAGGCGGACACAAGCTTACCGCCTGCGATATTCAGGTGCCGGGGGATATTTCATCGGCGACTTTCTTTATGGTGGCGGGGCTGATTGCCAAATCGGGTCAAATAACCATCAGGAATGTCGGCATGAACCCGACCCGTATCGGTGCGATTAATATTTTGAAACAAATGAATGGCGATCTTACCGTGATGAACGAACGCATGGCGGGCGGGGAGCCTGTCGCCGATATCCTGGTAAAATCATCGAATTTACAAGGCATTGATATTGATGAGCGTGATGTTCCCCTTGCCATTGACGAATTCCCCGCTATATTTATTGCCGCAGCTTGCGCAAGCGGAACAACCCGTTTACGCGGCGCAGAAGAATTAAGAGTCAAAGAAAGTGATCGCATACAGGCGATGGCTGACGGTTTAAAGATTTTAGATATAGACTGTACGGTATATGACGATGGTATTGATATTACCGGTGGACAAATCACTTCCGGCACAGTTAACAGCCAGGATGATCACCGCATCGCCATGTCATTTGCTATCAGCTCATTAAGAGCGACCGGCGCTGTTACAATACTTGATTGTGATAACGTCGCCACTTCGTTTCCAAACTTCGTAGCTTTGGCAAACCAGGTTGGCCTGTCGCTAACTCAGGAATAA
- the serC gene encoding 3-phosphoserine/phosphohydroxythreonine transaminase codes for MSGIFNFCAGPAMLPAEVMTKAQQEFINWQDTGCSVMELSHRSKEFVALASQAEADLRHLLNIPENYKVLFCHGGGRGQFSAVPLNLLKPRQSADYIVSGSWSKAAAKEAAQYGEINILDITREGENNKSVLPPQEWTLNKYAAYIHYCPNETVDGIEIFDLPKSHGVPIVADMSSTILSHEIDVTRYGLIYAGAQKNIGPSGLTLVIVREDLLGHAAKGTPAIMNYQLLAENGSMYNTPPTYAWYLAGLVFQWLRELGGVAEIARRNQEKAQLLYQYIDNSGFYYNNVVTGQRSLMNVPFWLTDESLNALFLTEAEKHGLLALKGHRMVGGMRASIYNAMPLAGVKALVAFMDKFASEHSKK; via the coding sequence ATGTCTGGTATTTTCAATTTTTGTGCGGGCCCGGCCATGTTACCCGCCGAGGTCATGACTAAGGCACAACAGGAGTTTATCAACTGGCAGGATACAGGCTGCTCGGTGATGGAACTAAGCCACCGCAGCAAGGAATTTGTTGCCCTGGCGAGTCAGGCCGAAGCCGATCTGCGCCACCTGCTCAATATCCCTGAAAATTACAAGGTGCTCTTTTGTCATGGCGGTGGCCGGGGCCAGTTCTCTGCGGTGCCGTTAAATCTGCTTAAACCCAGACAGTCGGCTGATTATATCGTTTCCGGCTCCTGGTCAAAAGCGGCGGCAAAAGAAGCGGCCCAGTACGGCGAGATCAATATCCTGGATATCACCCGGGAGGGGGAAAACAATAAAAGTGTGCTGCCGCCACAGGAGTGGACATTGAATAAATATGCCGCTTATATCCATTATTGTCCCAATGAAACTGTAGACGGCATTGAAATTTTTGATTTACCAAAAAGCCACGGGGTGCCGATTGTCGCCGATATGTCATCCACCATTTTATCCCATGAAATCGACGTCACTCGCTATGGCTTGATATATGCCGGCGCCCAGAAAAATATCGGCCCGTCCGGCCTGACGTTAGTGATAGTGCGCGAAGACCTGCTCGGCCACGCCGCCAAGGGCACGCCTGCTATCATGAATTATCAGCTGCTGGCGGAAAATGGCTCTATGTATAATACTCCGCCTACATATGCCTGGTATCTGGCCGGGCTGGTTTTCCAGTGGCTCAGGGAGCTGGGGGGCGTGGCTGAAATCGCCAGACGCAACCAGGAAAAAGCGCAATTGTTGTATCAATACATAGACAACAGCGGCTTCTACTACAATAACGTGGTTACCGGACAGCGCAGTTTGATGAATGTACCGTTTTGGCTTACGGACGAAAGCCTGAATGCGCTTTTTTTAACGGAAGCAGAAAAGCACGGCTTACTGGCCCTTAAGGGACACCGTATGGTGGGGGGGATGCGTGCCAGCATTTACAATGCCATGCCGCTTGCAGGAGTGAAGGCCCTGGTAGCCTTTATGGATAAATTTGCTTCAGAGCATAGCAAAAAGTAA
- the gyrA gene encoding DNA topoisomerase (ATP-hydrolyzing) subunit A: MTDLAKEIVPVNIEDELKTSYLDYAMSVIVGRALPDVRDGLKPVHRRVLYAMNVLGNDWNKAYKKSARVVGDVIGKYHPHGDTAVYDTIVRMAQPFSLRYMLVDGQGNFGSVDGDSAAAMRYTEIRMAKIAHSILADLDKETVDFVPNYDGTEHIPAVMPTRIPNLLVNGTSGIAVGMATNIPPHNLSEVINGCLALIDNEDITVEEILQHIPGPDFPTAGIISGRAGIEEAYRTGRGKIKIRARAEIEVNEASGKETIIVHELPYQVNKARLIEKMAELVKEKRIEGISALRDESDKDGMRMVIEVKRGEVGEVVLNNLYKLTQMQVSFGLNMVALSNGQPKLFNIKEMLEAFVLHRREVVTRRTIFELRKARERAHILEGLSIALANIDPVIELIKNSPSPSDAREALISRGWALGNVADMLSAAGNDAARPEWLEPEFGIRDGQYYLTMQQAQAILDLRLHKLTGLEHEKILSEYKALLDLIAELMHILASPARLMEVIREELEVIRDDFGDERRTEISSASHDISMEDLINEEDVVVTLSHEGYVKYQALTDYEAQRRGGKGKAATKMKEEDFIERLLVANTHDTILCFSNRGRMYWLKVFQLPLASRTARGRPIVNILPLEDNERITAILPVREYEEDKFIFMATASGTVKKTRLTEYSRPRANGIIAINLREDDTLIGVDITNGENDIMLFSDAGKVVRFNEGKKNPDDEHYVVKPVGRNATGVRGMKLEGDEKVVSLIVPHNDGPILTVTENGFGKRTELEEYPAKSRATKGVVSIKVSERNGPVVGAVQVEEQDEIMLITDNGTLVRTRVNEVSVIGRNTQGVRLIRTADDEHVVALQRIDEIEEVEEMAEGEPGEAGEQPAAAEQGAGESEQLTGGDEE, encoded by the coding sequence ATGACCGATCTGGCAAAAGAAATAGTTCCAGTTAACATTGAGGATGAACTTAAAACCTCATACTTAGATTACGCCATGAGCGTAATTGTCGGGCGCGCACTTCCAGATGTGCGTGATGGCCTCAAACCCGTTCACCGCCGCGTGTTGTACGCCATGAACGTATTGGGCAACGACTGGAACAAAGCATATAAAAAGTCCGCCCGTGTGGTTGGTGACGTTATCGGTAAGTATCACCCTCATGGTGATACCGCTGTTTATGACACTATCGTCAGGATGGCGCAGCCGTTCTCCTTACGTTACATGCTGGTTGACGGACAAGGTAACTTTGGCTCGGTTGACGGCGACTCTGCCGCGGCGATGCGTTATACCGAAATCCGTATGGCAAAAATTGCCCATTCCATCCTGGCGGACTTAGACAAAGAAACCGTTGATTTCGTGCCTAACTATGACGGCACCGAACATATTCCGGCAGTGATGCCGACCCGTATTCCTAATTTGCTGGTAAACGGTACCTCAGGTATTGCCGTGGGCATGGCAACCAATATTCCGCCCCACAACCTGAGCGAAGTGATCAACGGCTGTCTGGCCCTGATTGATAACGAGGACATTACGGTTGAGGAAATCCTGCAGCATATTCCTGGACCGGATTTCCCGACGGCGGGGATCATCAGCGGCCGTGCCGGCATCGAAGAGGCCTATCGCACCGGCCGGGGCAAAATAAAAATCCGCGCCCGTGCTGAAATTGAAGTCAATGAAGCCAGCGGCAAGGAAACTATTATTGTTCACGAACTGCCTTACCAGGTGAACAAGGCGCGCCTAATCGAGAAAATGGCGGAGCTGGTGAAGGAAAAACGCATCGAAGGCATTTCTGCCCTGCGCGATGAGTCGGATAAAGACGGCATGCGCATGGTGATCGAGGTCAAGCGCGGCGAAGTCGGCGAAGTCGTGCTGAACAACCTCTACAAGCTGACGCAAATGCAGGTGTCTTTTGGTTTGAATATGGTGGCGCTGAGCAACGGTCAGCCTAAACTGTTCAATATCAAGGAAATGCTGGAAGCCTTTGTCCTGCACCGCCGTGAAGTGGTGACTCGCCGTACCATTTTCGAATTGCGTAAGGCGCGCGAGCGTGCCCATATCCTTGAAGGTTTGTCGATTGCCCTGGCCAATATCGATCCTGTTATTGAGCTTATCAAGAACTCGCCGTCGCCGAGCGATGCCAGGGAAGCCTTGATTTCCCGTGGCTGGGCGCTGGGTAATGTTGCCGATATGCTGTCTGCCGCCGGCAATGATGCCGCCCGTCCCGAGTGGCTGGAGCCGGAATTCGGTATCCGCGATGGTCAGTATTATTTGACCATGCAACAGGCCCAGGCGATTCTGGACTTAAGGCTGCATAAGCTTACCGGTTTAGAACATGAAAAAATTCTAAGTGAGTACAAAGCGTTATTAGACCTTATTGCTGAATTGATGCATATTCTGGCTTCGCCGGCACGTTTGATGGAAGTTATCCGGGAAGAGCTGGAAGTTATCCGCGATGACTTCGGTGATGAGCGCCGTACCGAGATCAGTTCCGCTTCCCATGATATTTCCATGGAAGACCTGATCAACGAAGAAGACGTAGTGGTGACCCTGTCCCACGAGGGTTATGTCAAATATCAGGCATTAACCGATTATGAAGCGCAGCGCAGGGGCGGTAAGGGTAAAGCCGCCACTAAGATGAAGGAAGAAGACTTTATCGAGCGTCTGCTGGTGGCCAACACCCATGATACCATTTTGTGCTTTTCTAACCGGGGGCGCATGTACTGGTTGAAAGTGTTCCAGCTGCCGCTGGCAAGCAGGACCGCCCGCGGCCGTCCGATTGTCAATATTCTGCCGCTGGAAGATAATGAACGTATCACGGCGATTTTACCTGTGCGTGAATATGAAGAAGATAAGTTTATCTTTATGGCGACCGCTTCAGGTACGGTGAAGAAAACCCGCTTGACGGAGTATTCACGTCCGCGCGCCAACGGCATTATTGCCATCAACCTGCGTGAAGACGATACCCTGATCGGCGTGGATATCACCAATGGTGAAAACGACATTATGCTGTTTTCCGATGCCGGTAAAGTCGTGCGCTTTAACGAGGGCAAGAAGAACCCGGATGATGAGCACTATGTTGTCAAACCCGTAGGCCGTAATGCCACCGGGGTACGCGGCATGAAGCTGGAAGGGGATGAAAAAGTGGTGTCCCTGATCGTGCCTCACAATGACGGGCCGATATTAACGGTGACCGAAAACGGTTTCGGTAAGCGTACCGAGCTGGAAGAATACCCGGCCAAGAGCCGTGCCACTAAAGGCGTGGTGTCCATTAAGGTAAGCGAACGCAACGGACCTGTTGTTGGGGCTGTGCAGGTGGAAGAGCAGGATGAAATCATGCTGATCACCGATAACGGCACCCTGGTACGTACCCGGGTCAATGAGGTTAGCGTCATTGGCCGTAATACCCAGGGGGTACGTTTGATCCGGACCGCAGATGACGAGCATGTTGTTGCCTTGCAGCGTATCGATGAAATCGAAGAAGTCGAGGAAATGGCTGAAGGCGAACCGGGTGAAGCCGGTGAGCAGCCGGCTGCTGCAGAGCAGGGCGCTGGCGAAAGCGAACAACTCACAGGCGGTGATGAGGAATAA
- a CDS encoding DUF962 domain-containing protein: MKTITEQLANYKSVHLNRNNIITHFIGIPLIIWSIALLLSTVSFTVEITSSSLPAFLSGSYHFTLALVIAAAVLVYYFILHVPLALMILICFFPLFYSAHFSAQGEGPYLLAGTVFFVGWVFQFIGHGFEKAKPAFIDDLNQLLIGPLFLIAEIYFALGLNKSMAKDIHDRAVEKRCQLEQAKA; this comes from the coding sequence ATGAAAACAATTACAGAGCAACTGGCCAACTATAAAAGTGTCCATCTTAACCGTAACAATATTATCACCCATTTTATCGGCATTCCGTTGATTATCTGGTCTATCGCCCTGCTGCTGAGCACGGTGAGCTTTACCGTTGAGATCACGTCAAGCAGTTTGCCGGCCTTTCTCAGCGGCAGTTATCACTTTACTTTGGCCCTGGTGATTGCCGCTGCCGTGCTGGTGTATTACTTTATTTTACATGTTCCGTTGGCGCTGATGATCTTGATCTGTTTTTTCCCGCTTTTTTATAGCGCGCATTTTTCCGCTCAGGGGGAGGGCCCCTATCTGTTGGCAGGAACGGTATTTTTTGTCGGCTGGGTTTTCCAGTTTATCGGTCATGGCTTTGAAAAGGCCAAACCCGCTTTTATCGATGATTTAAACCAGCTGTTGATAGGGCCGCTGTTTTTAATCGCTGAAATTTATTTTGCCCTGGGGCTGAATAAATCCATGGCAAAGGATATTCATGACAGGGCGGTAGAGAAGCGCTGCCAGCTGGAACAGGCGAAAGCATAA
- the ubiG gene encoding bifunctional 2-polyprenyl-6-hydroxyphenol methylase/3-demethylubiquinol 3-O-methyltransferase UbiG has product MSESINVNPDEIAKFEKVASQWWDLSGDFKPLHQINPLRLQFITQHLGDIFGKKIIDVGCGGGILAESLAKLGAEVTGIDMGEEPLKVAKLHALEAGVTVNYQKITAEAQAQQQPQHYDAVTCMEMLEHVPDPASIVRACAEMVKPGGLVFFSTLNRSVKAYLLAILAAEKLFKLVPEGTHDHDKFIRPATLIGWAEASELKCIDATGIHYNPLTENHKLAPGLDVNYLLCCRKLA; this is encoded by the coding sequence ATGTCAGAATCAATCAATGTAAACCCGGATGAAATCGCAAAGTTTGAAAAAGTGGCCAGCCAGTGGTGGGATCTGAGCGGTGATTTTAAACCCCTGCATCAAATCAACCCGTTGCGCCTGCAGTTTATTACACAACATCTGGGAGATATTTTTGGCAAGAAGATCATTGATGTCGGTTGTGGCGGCGGCATACTGGCCGAAAGCCTGGCTAAGTTAGGCGCCGAGGTGACCGGCATAGATATGGGCGAGGAACCCCTTAAGGTTGCCAAATTACATGCCCTGGAAGCCGGGGTAACAGTAAATTACCAGAAAATCACCGCCGAAGCCCAGGCGCAACAACAGCCGCAGCACTACGATGCCGTAACCTGTATGGAAATGCTGGAGCATGTCCCGGATCCCGCCTCCATTGTCAGGGCATGCGCCGAAATGGTCAAACCCGGCGGTCTGGTCTTTTTCTCCACCTTAAACCGCTCCGTCAAAGCCTATTTGCTAGCGATCCTTGCCGCTGAAAAGCTGTTTAAGCTGGTGCCTGAAGGAACCCATGACCATGATAAGTTTATCCGCCCTGCCACGTTAATCGGCTGGGCAGAAGCAAGCGAATTAAAATGTATCGACGCCACCGGCATACACTATAATCCGCTCACCGAAAACCATAAGCTGGCGCCCGGGTTGGATGTCAACTATCTGCTTTGCTGCAGGAAGTTAGCCTGA